In the genome of Acidobacteriota bacterium, one region contains:
- a CDS encoding TonB family protein — MPLIRILADPEDDTLPPPPPMLKGGSFPIEDLLLEQVHSRERRRVREAFVLSVLANVFVLLILLFGARIFPSLTIRPVVEEKQVPPPQLTFLEMPPDLITKAKPTQPKALSDRDRHFQHDDKITNSLSVPRARPAPQPRPAAPPPGRVAPTERPAPPRPSVLAAGPPRPKPEPNSAAKTGGKPGPEAGQLQLQNVPQPKPRQGLQFDLNPANSLQRAIEGAVRDGSRGQQAVTEVAPLPRQPSGSGSAAPGQTGAGVQILTDTQGVDFSSYLRRIVEIVRRNWYAVMPETVYLGTKGRVVIIFNINTNGTVPGLRPVSLSGTASLDQAAEASIHASNPFPPLPSAFHGPSITLQFSFYYNITPPGQ, encoded by the coding sequence ATGCCCCTCATTCGAATACTGGCGGATCCGGAGGATGACACCCTCCCGCCTCCGCCGCCTATGCTCAAAGGGGGCAGTTTCCCCATCGAAGACCTGTTGCTCGAACAGGTCCATAGCCGCGAGCGGCGGCGCGTGCGGGAAGCGTTTGTTCTTTCGGTTCTGGCCAACGTCTTCGTACTCCTGATTCTGCTGTTCGGCGCCAGGATTTTTCCTTCCCTGACGATCCGGCCGGTGGTCGAGGAGAAACAAGTTCCTCCGCCGCAGCTCACCTTTCTGGAGATGCCGCCGGATTTGATCACCAAGGCGAAACCGACGCAGCCCAAAGCTCTGAGCGACCGGGACCGGCATTTTCAACACGACGACAAGATCACCAACTCCCTGAGCGTGCCGCGGGCGCGGCCTGCTCCCCAACCCCGTCCCGCGGCGCCACCGCCCGGTAGGGTCGCACCCACCGAACGTCCGGCGCCGCCGCGGCCCAGCGTGCTCGCTGCCGGACCTCCGCGTCCAAAACCAGAGCCTAATAGCGCGGCCAAAACCGGCGGCAAGCCTGGTCCGGAAGCCGGCCAGCTCCAGCTTCAGAACGTTCCTCAGCCCAAGCCGCGCCAAGGGTTGCAATTCGATCTCAACCCGGCCAATTCGCTCCAGCGCGCCATCGAAGGCGCCGTGCGCGATGGCTCCCGGGGTCAACAGGCGGTTACCGAAGTCGCGCCCCTTCCCCGTCAACCCTCCGGCAGCGGCAGCGCAGCTCCAGGTCAGACAGGCGCGGGCGTGCAGATTTTGACCGACACGCAGGGGGTTGACTTTAGTTCCTACTTGCGCCGCATTGTCGAAATCGTGCGCCGCAACTGGTATGCCGTTATGCCGGAAACCGTATATTTGGGCACCAAGGGACGCGTGGTGATTATTTTTAATATCAATACCAACGGCACCGTTCCCGGATTACGCCCGGTCAGCCTCTCCGGTACTGCATCCCTGGATCAGGCTGCCGAGGCCTCCATCCACGCATCGAATCCGTTTCCACCTCTGCCCTCAGCCTTCCATGGGCCTTCCATTACCCTGCAGTTCTCGTTCTACTACAACATCACTCCGCCAGGGCAGTAG
- the dnaG gene encoding DNA primase produces MSEFSDTLKARADLGQLIGEVVALKPGGNGFIGLCPFHSEKTPSFHVHTARRFYYCFGCHAHGDIFQFYMVLRKISFPEAVELVAERLGVAMPQRLGENADPLRRELLQVQGLARDYFERELAGREGSHARAYLASREFQPEQVSAFRLGFAPASGRGLTQQLQRQGVAPAVALRAGVCQLRRESAGASLPATQARWEDLYDRFRERLIFPIANERGDVVAFGGRALESNDRVPKYLNSPEHPLYTKGKLLYNLDRARKAIHELGYAILVEGYFDCLRVFLAGFENVVASCGTALTPAQVALLGRSSKKVAINFDPDVAGRAAAERSVALLLEEDFQMRVVILEGGLDPDLFIRQKGREAYAAALKSSRSFFDYLASRARAQFEVSRPDGKVSAINYLLPFLSHVHEPVLRQGLAENLAAQLGVDQPLISRRLQQAVRLRRRELEVDTATTPRSLYAERIVLRAWLEWEGRRSTISHRLQSERLFEGLGSEGLFNRLQQGDPGADWQALTATLDPADQHWLAEILLSSNDPTLDEASFEEAIATLRQRRASRERQDLQSQIAAATARGDRAGVEALLRRKAAADAAGRDR; encoded by the coding sequence ATGTCGGAGTTCTCGGACACATTAAAGGCGCGCGCCGATCTGGGGCAGCTCATCGGCGAAGTGGTTGCTCTGAAGCCCGGTGGGAACGGCTTCATCGGCCTCTGCCCTTTCCATTCGGAAAAAACACCTTCCTTCCATGTTCACACGGCACGGCGGTTCTATTACTGTTTCGGCTGCCATGCGCACGGCGACATTTTTCAGTTCTACATGGTACTGCGCAAGATCTCGTTCCCAGAGGCGGTGGAATTGGTGGCCGAGCGGCTGGGTGTGGCGATGCCGCAGCGGCTGGGGGAAAATGCCGATCCGCTGCGGCGGGAGCTGCTGCAGGTGCAGGGTCTGGCGCGGGATTATTTTGAGCGCGAATTGGCCGGCCGCGAAGGCTCGCATGCGCGTGCCTATCTTGCCAGCCGTGAATTCCAACCGGAGCAAGTGAGCGCCTTCCGGCTGGGGTTTGCCCCGGCAAGCGGCCGCGGCTTGACCCAGCAATTGCAGCGGCAGGGCGTGGCGCCGGCGGTGGCCTTACGGGCGGGCGTGTGCCAGCTCCGGCGCGAGTCGGCCGGCGCGAGTTTGCCTGCGACACAAGCCCGATGGGAGGATCTCTACGACCGCTTCCGCGAGCGGCTTATTTTCCCCATTGCCAATGAGCGCGGAGACGTAGTCGCCTTCGGCGGACGGGCGCTCGAAAGCAACGACCGTGTGCCCAAATATCTGAACTCACCCGAGCACCCGTTATATACCAAAGGCAAGCTGCTCTACAACCTCGATCGGGCGCGCAAGGCCATTCACGAACTCGGCTACGCCATTCTGGTGGAAGGCTATTTCGACTGTCTGCGTGTATTTCTGGCGGGGTTCGAGAATGTGGTTGCCAGTTGTGGGACGGCGCTCACACCCGCGCAGGTGGCGCTGCTCGGCCGCAGCAGCAAGAAAGTGGCAATCAACTTTGATCCCGATGTGGCTGGCCGCGCCGCCGCGGAACGCTCCGTGGCACTGTTGCTGGAAGAAGACTTCCAGATGCGGGTGGTAATCCTGGAAGGCGGTCTCGACCCCGACCTTTTCATCCGCCAGAAGGGCAGGGAAGCGTATGCGGCCGCTTTGAAATCGAGCCGGTCGTTTTTCGACTATCTTGCCAGCCGGGCACGGGCGCAATTTGAAGTTTCACGCCCCGATGGCAAGGTCAGTGCAATCAACTACTTACTCCCGTTTCTTAGCCATGTGCATGAGCCGGTTCTGCGACAAGGCCTGGCGGAAAACCTTGCCGCACAACTGGGCGTGGACCAACCCTTGATCAGCCGCCGGTTGCAGCAGGCAGTCCGGCTGCGCCGACGGGAATTAGAGGTGGATACGGCCACTACGCCCCGAAGTCTGTACGCGGAACGGATCGTGCTGCGAGCCTGGCTGGAGTGGGAGGGCCGCCGCAGCACGATTAGCCATCGCTTGCAAAGCGAGCGCCTATTCGAAGGGCTTGGCTCGGAGGGCCTTTTCAATCGGCTCCAACAGGGGGATCCGGGTGCGGACTGGCAGGCACTGACCGCGACGCTGGATCCTGCCGATCAGCATTGGCTGGCCGAGATTCTTCTCAGTTCCAATGATCCAACGCTGGATGAGGCCAGCTTTGAAGAGGCGATCGCCACCCTGCGCCAGCGCCGCGCCAGCCGGGAACGTCAGGATCTCCAGTCCCAGATCGCGGCGGCAACGGCGCGCGGCGACCGGGCGGGCGTCGAGGCTCTGCTGCGGCGGAAGGCGGCTGCCGATGCTGCCGGCCGGGATCGTTAA
- the rpoD gene encoding RNA polymerase sigma factor RpoD codes for MAIDDNDDVTKLVHTGKRSYRNDDSADATEEVHSSDDLDDLMSRFGRRPGVEAIEETSEPERVGLDEEELDLDLTPGALEKTNDPVRMYLREMGTVPLLTREGEVEIAKRIERGQIRVLKALSRSPIVIRELLAEGEQLRQGNRGIKEFVPVDIEEDEVSEEVMQKRRREVLTSMDQMAVLLKRSEQAGEKYAHLPRKGTEHVRGHYQLSRAQVELSRLIRGMGFTVSARKRLIDRLFHVVDQLRPLEMQHARLERKLETARGADAIKELRREQRQVRDQIAEIETTAGAPAAELKRTRATIVIGDTEAEQAKRELIEANLRLVVSIAKKYTNRGLQFLDLIQEGNIGLMKAVDKFEYRRGYKFSTYATWWIRQAITRAIADQARTIRIPVHMIETINKLIRTSRQLVQELGREPTSEEIARRMEIPVAKVRKVLKIAQEPISLETPIGEEEDSHLGDFIEDRGVISPSDAVINVNLKEQTSQVLKTLTPREEKVIKMRFGLDDGSEHTLEEVGQSFAVTRERIRQIEAKALRKLRHPSRSRKLRAFVESLVE; via the coding sequence TTGGCCATTGACGACAACGACGACGTTACTAAATTAGTCCACACCGGAAAGCGGAGCTATCGAAATGACGACTCCGCCGATGCCACCGAAGAGGTGCACTCCAGCGATGATCTGGACGATCTGATGTCCCGCTTCGGCCGCCGGCCGGGCGTGGAAGCAATTGAGGAGACGAGCGAGCCGGAACGCGTGGGCCTGGATGAGGAAGAGCTGGATTTGGACCTTACGCCCGGCGCGTTGGAAAAGACGAACGACCCGGTTCGCATGTATCTGCGCGAAATGGGCACCGTGCCGCTGTTGACACGTGAAGGCGAGGTGGAAATTGCCAAGCGGATCGAACGCGGCCAGATCCGGGTGCTCAAGGCGCTTTCGCGCTCGCCCATTGTGATCCGGGAATTGCTGGCGGAAGGCGAACAGCTTCGCCAGGGCAACCGGGGAATTAAAGAATTTGTTCCGGTGGACATCGAAGAGGACGAAGTTTCCGAAGAAGTCATGCAAAAGCGCCGCCGCGAGGTGCTGACCAGCATGGACCAGATGGCGGTGCTGCTAAAGCGCAGCGAGCAGGCCGGCGAGAAGTATGCCCACTTGCCGCGTAAGGGGACGGAGCACGTGCGCGGACATTACCAGCTATCGCGCGCGCAGGTGGAACTCTCGCGGCTAATCCGGGGCATGGGCTTCACGGTTAGCGCGCGCAAGCGTCTCATCGACCGCTTGTTTCACGTGGTGGATCAACTCCGTCCGCTGGAGATGCAGCACGCACGGCTGGAGCGAAAACTGGAGACGGCGCGCGGCGCTGACGCGATCAAGGAATTGCGGCGCGAGCAACGCCAGGTGCGGGATCAGATTGCCGAAATTGAGACCACCGCCGGCGCTCCGGCGGCGGAACTCAAGCGCACCCGCGCCACGATCGTGATCGGAGACACGGAGGCTGAGCAGGCCAAGCGGGAGCTGATCGAGGCCAATCTCCGGCTGGTGGTTTCCATTGCCAAGAAATATACCAACCGCGGTCTGCAGTTCCTGGACCTGATTCAGGAAGGCAATATCGGCCTGATGAAGGCCGTTGACAAGTTCGAATACCGGCGTGGCTACAAGTTCTCGACTTACGCCACCTGGTGGATTCGCCAGGCGATTACCCGGGCGATTGCGGATCAGGCGCGCACCATCCGCATTCCGGTGCATATGATCGAGACCATCAACAAGCTCATCCGCACCTCACGCCAGCTCGTGCAGGAGCTGGGCCGCGAACCCACCAGCGAGGAGATCGCCCGGCGCATGGAGATCCCGGTGGCGAAGGTGCGCAAGGTGCTCAAGATCGCACAGGAGCCGATCTCGCTGGAAACGCCCATCGGCGAAGAAGAAGATTCGCATTTGGGCGATTTCATCGAGGATCGCGGCGTGATTTCTCCCTCCGATGCCGTCATCAACGTGAACCTGAAGGAGCAGACCTCGCAGGTGCTCAAGACGCTGACGCCGCGCGAAGAGAAAGTGATCAAGATGCGCTTTGGCCTGGACGACGGCAGTGAGCACACGCTGGAAGAAGTCGGGCAGTCGTTTGCCGTTACGCGCGAGCGCATCCGCCAGATCGAGGCCAAGGCGTTGCGCAAGCTCCGCCATCCCTCGCGCAGCCGCAAGCTGCGTGCCTTTGTGGAAAGCCTGGTCGAGTAG
- a CDS encoding PDZ domain-containing protein: MARGGFGGRSLAAMLLLGLAVGWLLARHTYKPQAQPRVPLSARISAAERAVTPAVVTIDVDSRGRRGRLLHSQGSGLIVDAHGYIITNRHVIRDGARIAVRTDTGSAHHLYYAHLVGADPDTDLALLKIKAAHPLPFAPLAASDNLAVGDWVVAVGSPFGLANTVTAGIVSAVHRVMDPRQQFETFIQTDAPINPGNSGGPLVNLSGQVVGINTAIYTEGSGYQGIGFALPSDLVRQIYPELLHRGQVTRGSLGVYFESSLDPAIRRIYHIANGVPLTQVAASGPAAKAGLKPGDVITMLNGQRVADAAVLMRDVEFYPVGRTIRVGYTRKGQYHSAELRVANRAQLFPSAAGWAATRKHSAPFRPPTDFGMVLETAPGGKGVRVLGVVPGSFADEMGVNAGDLILQLNRQDVHSRNQWERTAAGLHPGSDVAMLLHRRDDSGAVSRWLVGGTIPPPLEGHP, from the coding sequence ATGGCGCGCGGCGGGTTCGGCGGTCGGTCGCTGGCGGCAATGCTGCTCCTGGGCCTTGCCGTGGGCTGGCTGTTGGCGCGCCACACCTACAAACCGCAAGCACAGCCGCGAGTGCCGCTTTCGGCCCGGATCAGTGCGGCCGAGCGCGCCGTGACGCCGGCCGTCGTGACGATTGATGTCGACAGTCGCGGACGCCGGGGGCGCTTGCTGCACAGCCAGGGTTCGGGCCTGATCGTCGACGCGCATGGCTATATCATCACCAACCGGCACGTGATACGCGATGGCGCGCGCATTGCCGTGCGCACCGATACCGGCAGCGCGCATCATCTCTACTACGCCCATCTGGTGGGCGCCGACCCCGATACGGATTTGGCGCTGCTGAAGATCAAAGCCGCGCATCCACTGCCGTTTGCGCCGCTTGCGGCTTCTGACAATTTAGCCGTGGGCGATTGGGTGGTTGCTGTCGGTAGTCCCTTCGGCTTGGCCAATACCGTGACGGCGGGCATCGTAAGCGCGGTGCACCGCGTCATGGATCCGCGCCAGCAATTCGAAACCTTCATCCAAACGGATGCGCCCATCAACCCAGGCAACAGTGGTGGTCCGTTGGTGAATCTATCCGGTCAGGTGGTCGGCATCAACACCGCAATTTATACGGAAGGGAGTGGCTACCAGGGGATCGGTTTCGCGCTGCCGAGCGATTTGGTCCGGCAGATTTATCCCGAGCTACTGCACCGGGGGCAAGTCACGCGGGGTTCGCTGGGCGTGTACTTCGAGAGCTCGCTCGACCCGGCCATTCGCCGTATCTACCACATTGCTAATGGCGTTCCGCTGACGCAGGTAGCTGCGAGCGGACCGGCAGCCAAGGCCGGGCTAAAGCCTGGGGATGTGATCACGATGTTGAACGGCCAGCGTGTTGCCGATGCCGCCGTCTTGATGCGCGACGTTGAGTTCTATCCGGTCGGGCGCACCATTCGGGTCGGTTATACCCGCAAGGGCCAGTATCACTCAGCCGAACTGCGGGTGGCTAATCGTGCCCAGCTATTTCCCAGCGCGGCGGGCTGGGCTGCAACCCGAAAACACAGCGCCCCTTTCAGGCCACCCACGGATTTCGGTATGGTGCTGGAAACCGCGCCCGGCGGCAAGGGTGTACGTGTCCTGGGTGTAGTTCCTGGTTCTTTTGCCGATGAGATGGGTGTAAATGCCGGCGATCTAATTCTGCAACTGAACCGGCAGGATGTACATAGCCGTAATCAGTGGGAACGAACTGCGGCGGGACTCCATCCTGGCTCGGATGTAGCCATGCTACTGCATCGCCGCGATGACAGTGGCGCGGTGAGCCGCTGGCTCGTGGGTGGCACGATTCCGCCCCCGCTCGAGGGCCACCCCTGA
- a CDS encoding OsmC family peroxiredoxin, with protein sequence MPVRHAQAAWEGKVASGRGTLGFGSYQGAYSYASRMESGEGTNPEELLGAAHAACFSMALALELGHLHATPSRITTQADVHFDRSGDSYVISAIHLHCEAAVEGITPEQFGRAAEQARLTCPVSKALSGVQIQLDARLVPANPEARAA encoded by the coding sequence ATGCCCGTTCGACACGCACAGGCGGCATGGGAAGGAAAGGTCGCCAGCGGCAGGGGAACGCTTGGCTTCGGAAGCTACCAGGGTGCGTACTCGTATGCCTCGCGCATGGAAAGCGGCGAAGGCACGAATCCGGAAGAATTGCTGGGAGCCGCTCACGCCGCATGCTTTTCCATGGCGCTGGCACTCGAGTTAGGACACCTGCATGCCACACCAAGCCGCATTACCACTCAGGCCGATGTGCATTTTGACCGGAGCGGCGATAGCTACGTTATCTCGGCCATCCACCTGCACTGTGAAGCTGCCGTAGAAGGTATCACCCCGGAACAGTTTGGCCGCGCCGCCGAGCAAGCCAGGCTTACCTGCCCCGTCTCCAAGGCGCTGAGCGGCGTGCAAATTCAACTCGACGCGCGTTTGGTACCCGCCAATCCCGAAGCCCGAGCTGCCTGA
- a CDS encoding aldehyde dehydrogenase family protein, with protein MADTISLHNWIAGQPAAPHSGAWLERQNPADTRDLVARVPASDAADADAALAAAAAAYPGWRATPAPRRAEILFRAAQLLVERKEAYAAAMTREMGKVLEETRGDVQEAIDMLYFIAGEGRRLYGQTTPSELANKVCMTARVPLGVAALITPWNFPMAIPSWKLAPCLLCGNTAVLKPAEDTPLSAMNLVQTLTDAGLPAGVVNVVFGRGGEVGAALVSDERPRIISFTGSTAVGKQVGQIAAAGLKHCNLEMGGKNAILILDDADLELALDGCLWAAFGTSGQRCTAASRIVVQKGIYKKFLEAFQKRAAALRIGPGLDAASQVGPIVNAKQRQRIEEYIEIGKKEGARLALGGGRVMTEACAHGYFLQPTIFADVDRGMRIAQEEIFGPVVSLIPCQNLEEAIAINNGVRYGLSSSLYTADVNAAFQAMRDLDTGIVYINAPTIGAEVHLPFGGVRATGNGHRESGLATLEVYSEWKTIYVDYSGRLQRAQIDTGE; from the coding sequence ATGGCAGACACTATTTCTCTTCACAATTGGATCGCAGGTCAGCCCGCGGCACCGCATTCCGGTGCCTGGCTGGAACGGCAGAATCCGGCGGACACGCGCGATCTGGTGGCGCGTGTGCCGGCCTCTGACGCCGCGGATGCCGACGCAGCCCTCGCGGCGGCAGCGGCAGCCTACCCTGGCTGGCGGGCCACGCCCGCACCACGGCGGGCCGAAATTCTGTTCCGGGCGGCGCAGCTCCTGGTCGAGCGCAAGGAGGCCTACGCCGCAGCGATGACGCGGGAAATGGGCAAAGTACTGGAGGAGACGCGCGGCGATGTGCAGGAAGCCATCGACATGCTCTACTTCATCGCCGGCGAAGGCCGGCGGCTGTATGGTCAGACCACGCCCTCAGAGCTGGCCAACAAGGTATGCATGACGGCGCGCGTGCCGCTGGGTGTGGCGGCGCTGATTACACCTTGGAATTTTCCCATGGCGATTCCGAGTTGGAAGCTGGCGCCCTGCCTGTTGTGCGGCAACACCGCCGTGCTCAAGCCTGCGGAAGACACCCCGCTTTCCGCCATGAACCTGGTGCAAACTCTGACTGATGCCGGACTGCCGGCGGGCGTGGTGAACGTGGTATTTGGGCGCGGCGGCGAAGTGGGCGCGGCGCTGGTGAGCGATGAGCGTCCGCGCATCATTTCCTTCACCGGTTCTACGGCGGTAGGGAAACAGGTGGGCCAGATTGCCGCTGCCGGCTTGAAGCATTGCAATCTGGAGATGGGAGGCAAGAACGCCATCCTCATCCTGGATGATGCCGACTTGGAACTCGCCCTCGATGGCTGCCTGTGGGCAGCCTTTGGCACAAGTGGCCAGCGTTGTACCGCCGCCAGCCGCATCGTGGTGCAGAAGGGGATTTACAAAAAGTTCCTGGAAGCGTTCCAGAAGCGAGCCGCGGCGCTCCGCATCGGCCCAGGGCTGGACGCCGCGAGTCAGGTCGGACCCATCGTCAACGCCAAGCAGCGGCAGCGGATCGAGGAGTACATCGAAATTGGTAAAAAAGAAGGCGCGCGGTTGGCGCTGGGCGGCGGGCGCGTGATGACTGAGGCCTGCGCGCACGGCTACTTTCTGCAGCCTACTATCTTCGCCGACGTCGACCGGGGTATGCGGATCGCGCAGGAGGAAATTTTTGGCCCGGTGGTGTCGCTGATTCCGTGCCAAAACCTGGAGGAGGCGATCGCCATCAACAACGGCGTGCGGTACGGTCTGTCCTCGTCGTTATATACCGCTGATGTCAATGCCGCCTTCCAGGCCATGCGCGATCTGGACACCGGTATTGTTTATATCAACGCACCAACCATTGGCGCGGAAGTCCACCTGCCTTTTGGCGGAGTGCGTGCGACCGGCAACGGGCATCGGGAAAGCGGACTGGCGACGCTCGAAGTCTACAGCGAGTGGAAAACCATATATGTCGACTACAGCGGCCGACTGCAACGGGCGCAGATTG